One region of Permianibacter fluminis genomic DNA includes:
- a CDS encoding ATP-binding protein codes for MSLRRYLLSTLLGLITLLFLASALAGYLESRHELEEVFDAQLAQHAKVLRAALMPAVGRNGLLAVEGWHGEISEATEEAKEAGDEDDDWERDTSGHAYENKIAFQLWSVDKKLLARSNSAPTEALAEPLAGYSQQVHGNHSWRVFTLATASGGWIQVAHRDDVRGELSAEIAMQTIWPALLLMPVIALVIVLLLRQAFRPLQILIQTIGSRSPGQLEPLPVNLAPDEIKPLVRSFNALMTRLATAFQQQKRFIADAAHELRTPLAALQVHTDNALAAEGDERTHALLQVKAGIARTNRLVEQLLLLSKLEYLQAPENGNASANVAELNIESITRQLFDELQVLAHKRHQHLHLDVQSAFNVAGLELPLRAMLRNLLDNALRYSPVGSDVTVSIRTDASSRYWMVCDNGPGIAKANRERVFEPFFRELVVREQGSDVAGTGLGLAIAQEAAKQMGASIALTDNQPTGLCVTVRWPPC; via the coding sequence ATGAGCCTGCGCCGCTACCTGCTCAGTACCCTGCTGGGCCTGATCACGCTGCTTTTTCTCGCGTCGGCTTTGGCCGGCTATCTCGAAAGCCGGCATGAACTGGAAGAAGTCTTCGATGCGCAGCTGGCGCAGCACGCCAAAGTGCTACGTGCCGCGTTGATGCCGGCGGTCGGCCGCAACGGTTTGCTGGCAGTCGAAGGCTGGCATGGCGAAATCAGTGAAGCCACCGAAGAAGCAAAGGAAGCCGGCGACGAAGACGATGACTGGGAGCGCGATACCTCCGGCCACGCCTACGAAAACAAAATTGCGTTTCAGCTCTGGAGCGTCGACAAAAAATTGTTGGCCCGCTCGAATTCGGCACCGACTGAAGCTTTGGCCGAGCCTCTTGCCGGCTACAGCCAACAGGTGCATGGCAATCACAGCTGGCGGGTATTCACCCTCGCAACAGCGTCAGGCGGCTGGATACAAGTGGCCCATCGCGACGATGTCCGGGGTGAGCTGTCAGCAGAAATCGCCATGCAAACCATCTGGCCGGCACTGCTGCTGATGCCTGTCATTGCCTTGGTGATCGTGCTGTTGCTGCGTCAGGCGTTTCGGCCGTTGCAGATCCTGATTCAAACCATCGGCTCCCGCTCGCCCGGGCAACTGGAGCCGTTGCCGGTGAATCTGGCACCTGACGAGATCAAACCGCTGGTCCGCAGCTTCAATGCTCTGATGACCCGGCTCGCGACCGCGTTTCAACAACAGAAGCGGTTCATTGCCGATGCCGCACACGAATTGCGCACGCCACTCGCTGCACTGCAGGTGCATACCGACAATGCGCTCGCCGCCGAAGGCGACGAACGGACCCACGCCTTGTTGCAGGTAAAAGCCGGCATCGCCCGCACCAACCGACTGGTCGAACAGCTGCTGCTGCTCAGCAAGCTCGAATATCTGCAAGCGCCGGAAAACGGGAACGCGAGTGCGAATGTGGCGGAACTGAACATCGAAAGCATTACCCGGCAACTGTTCGACGAGCTACAGGTGCTGGCACACAAACGCCATCAACATCTGCATCTGGACGTGCAAAGCGCGTTCAACGTAGCCGGATTGGAATTGCCACTGCGGGCCATGCTGCGCAACCTGCTCGACAATGCCTTGCGCTATTCGCCAGTCGGTAGTGACGTCACAGTCAGCATCCGGACTGATGCAAGCAGCCGATACTGGATGGTATGCGACAACGGTCCAGGCATTGCCAAGGCGAATCGGGAACGGGTCTTCGAACCTTTTTTTCGGGAGCTGGTGGTTCGTGAACAGGGCAGCGATGTCGCCGGCACCGGACTTGGCCTTGCCATTGCCCAAGAAGCGGCCAAGCAGATGGGCGCCAGCATTGCGTTGACCGACAACCAGCCCACCGGTCTGTGTGTCACGGTGCGCTGGCCACCGTGCTGA
- a CDS encoding response regulator, which produces MRLLLAEDDSLLGEGIVTALRRAGYSVDWFRDGSTVGPALQNEHFDLVVLDLGLPKMDGMDVLRQIRKRGDLTPVLILTARDDLDDRVAGLDAGADDYLGKPFSVDELLARLRALQRRRGGRADNLLQHGDLTVDPASHRVELAGTPIVLPRREFALLHALLEHRGNVLSREQLEQTLYSWEDEVGSNTIEVHVHHLRKKLGNDLIRTVRGIGYTIDSTTSPQRDLGE; this is translated from the coding sequence ATGCGCCTATTGCTTGCTGAAGATGACAGTCTGCTCGGTGAAGGCATCGTCACCGCGCTGCGCCGCGCCGGCTACAGCGTCGATTGGTTTCGCGACGGCAGCACGGTCGGGCCGGCGCTGCAAAACGAACACTTTGATCTGGTGGTCCTCGATCTCGGTCTGCCGAAAATGGACGGCATGGATGTGTTGCGGCAAATCCGCAAACGTGGCGACCTGACTCCGGTGCTGATTTTGACTGCCCGTGACGATCTCGACGATCGGGTCGCTGGCCTTGATGCCGGCGCCGACGATTATCTCGGCAAGCCATTCAGTGTTGATGAATTGCTGGCACGGCTGCGAGCGCTGCAGCGCCGGCGCGGCGGTCGCGCCGACAACCTGTTGCAGCATGGTGATCTGACCGTGGATCCGGCCAGTCATCGGGTTGAACTCGCCGGCACCCCCATTGTGTTGCCGCGGCGCGAATTCGCCTTGCTGCATGCCCTGCTCGAGCATCGCGGCAATGTCCTGAGCCGTGAGCAACTGGAGCAAACCCTGTACAGTTGGGAAGATGAAGTCGGCAGCAACACCATCGAAGTCCATGTCCACCATCTGCGGAAAAAACTCGGCAACGATTTGATTCGAACCGTGCGCGGTATTGGCTATACCATTGACAGCACCACTTCCCCCCAGCGGGACCTTGGCGAATGA